The proteins below are encoded in one region of Candidatus Moraniibacteriota bacterium:
- the rplT gene encoding 50S ribosomal protein L20, whose product MTRIKRGVMTKKRHKNILQAAKGFRWGRKNLFTKAKEAVIKAGKYAHRDRRAKKRSFRSLWIVRLNTALGLNGMKYNEFIALENKKSIALDRKVLSQLAVENPEIFTKFVESVR is encoded by the coding sequence ATGACAAGAATCAAAAGAGGTGTAATGACCAAAAAACGCCATAAGAATATTTTGCAAGCAGCCAAAGGTTTTCGTTGGGGACGAAAAAATCTCTTCACCAAAGCCAAGGAAGCTGTGATCAAAGCTGGGAAATATGCCCATCGCGATCGTCGTGCCAAGAAGCGCAGTTTCCGCAGTCTCTGGATTGTTCGATTGAACACTGCTCTCGGATTGAACGGCATGAAGTACAATGAATTCATTGCTCTCGAGAACAAAAAAAGTATTGCTCTTGATCGCAAAGTATTGTCACAATTAGCTGTGGAAAATCCTGAGATTTTTACGAAGTTTGTAGAGTCTGTTAGATAG
- a CDS encoding histidine phosphatase family protein, translating into MITFYLVRHGEAENNVNHVGNSFPEKTKMHLTETGIEQVHATAEFLAGKNIDIILASPIQRTRETAEIISEKTGREVLIDDRLHETGMGIYNGEPIEKFFSKYPDMRARIMTDGEDGVESFIDMRGRLTQLVSDVKKVYEGKKVVLVSHGDVLDQLYGMLKEESIGQTLDDTYYPEKGSYKEVVIAGN; encoded by the coding sequence ATGATTACTTTCTATCTCGTACGGCACGGGGAGGCAGAGAACAATGTGAATCACGTCGGCAACTCTTTCCCAGAAAAGACCAAGATGCATCTGACTGAAACAGGGATAGAACAAGTCCATGCGACTGCCGAATTTCTGGCAGGAAAAAATATCGATATCATCCTTGCTTCTCCGATCCAGAGAACACGTGAGACAGCGGAGATTATTTCAGAGAAAACAGGAAGAGAAGTGCTCATCGACGATCGTCTTCACGAAACAGGAATGGGTATTTATAACGGGGAGCCGATAGAAAAGTTTTTTTCCAAGTATCCTGATATGCGAGCACGTATCATGACGGATGGTGAAGATGGTGTTGAGAGCTTCATCGATATGCGAGGACGTCTGACACAGCTCGTAAGTGATGTGAAAAAAGTTTATGAGGGGAAAAAGGTGGTACTTGTCTCTCATGGTGATGTCCTCGATCAACTCTATGGTATGCTCAAAGAAGAGAGCATTGGGCAGACACTCGATGATACTTATTACCCAGAAAAAGGCTCGTATAAGGAAGTTGTAATAGCTGGGAATTGA
- a CDS encoding pilin, with amino-acid sequence MSLLKQNTFYSMSFFFVFLFSFFSLGFVQEVSADDLVIGTANCTRPESSGGWGGTCQIKLTPFTNGCTAPTSKYVGLCDAGASYGCCVLGTSTASGPFEDRLISEASCNGQSGICKIRVTPSSDGCDNATENYVGLCQHWYSANADGCCVPKVVTPSPAAGCASPNTCESAVRGDCPGGRLSNGSCTGANAGKLCCAPSAPADCSAIPIPAGCPGIPVPGAPTTISFGNPLGFDTVEGVLGKLLGELRGIIVVLSLVFIVIGAVIYITSAGDEGRMKTAKGAITAAMIGLAIGIAAPSFLKQIGDILGWGPVSNSLPAGTRTLTEIALSILQFLLSVVGILGIIMLVIGGLTYITASGDEGRAETGKKIVTYAIIGIAVALTALIIVTQIAALFV; translated from the coding sequence ATGTCACTTCTGAAGCAAAATACATTTTACTCGATGAGTTTTTTCTTTGTATTTCTTTTTTCTTTTTTCTCACTAGGATTTGTTCAAGAAGTGTCTGCTGATGATTTGGTTATTGGTACAGCAAATTGTACAAGACCAGAATCATCTGGTGGCTGGGGAGGTACTTGCCAAATAAAACTCACTCCGTTTACAAATGGATGTACAGCACCGACATCAAAATATGTTGGACTTTGTGATGCTGGCGCTTCTTATGGATGCTGTGTTTTAGGGACAAGTACTGCTTCAGGTCCTTTTGAAGATAGGTTAATAAGTGAAGCCAGTTGTAATGGACAAAGTGGTATATGTAAAATAAGAGTAACTCCTTCTTCAGATGGATGCGATAATGCAACTGAGAATTATGTTGGCTTATGTCAACATTGGTATAGTGCCAATGCTGATGGATGTTGTGTTCCAAAAGTAGTAACTCCTTCTCCTGCTGCTGGATGCGCAAGCCCGAATACGTGTGAAAGTGCTGTCAGAGGTGATTGTCCAGGCGGACGTTTATCGAATGGTTCTTGTACTGGTGCCAATGCAGGAAAGCTCTGCTGTGCTCCGTCTGCTCCTGCTGATTGTTCTGCTATTCCAATTCCTGCAGGTTGTCCTGGTATACCAGTTCCAGGAGCACCAACGACCATTTCATTTGGTAATCCTCTTGGTTTTGATACTGTCGAAGGAGTCCTCGGGAAACTTCTGGGAGAACTGCGAGGTATCATTGTTGTTCTGTCTCTCGTTTTCATCGTCATCGGTGCTGTCATCTATATCACCTCAGCAGGGGATGAGGGAAGAATGAAGACTGCCAAAGGGGCGATCACTGCAGCCATGATTGGTCTCGCAATAGGTATCGCTGCACCATCATTTCTGAAACAAATAGGTGACATCCTCGGTTGGGGACCAGTTAGTAATTCTCTCCCTGCAGGGACAAGAACGCTGACAGAAATAGCACTCAGTATTCTCCAATTTCTCCTCTCCGTCGTCGGTATACTCGGTATCATCATGCTCGTCATCGGTGGTCTCACCTACATCACAGCCTCAGGTGATGAAGGACGTGCAGAAACAGGCAAGAAAATCGTCACGTATGCTATCATCGGTATCGCTGTCGCTCTCACTGCGCTCATCATCGTGACACAGATCGCTGCACTCTTCGTATAA
- a CDS encoding SPFH/Band 7/PHB domain protein, whose amino-acid sequence MDSVNILGIFVGIAIVYGFLVIRYVNKPFHWVVEINLLKKMSCSVWEPGLQVLWFPIPPFMFVKNKIDMSQKPVTIHMGMKEGVGRHDPIDFKDAKAGVLVQVIYEVQDPIKATYDVQESNLDIVSHDDTGKEIHLHFHGYERATLNRIEATLRSFFGSYTFDEANEDSNKSAVEKGVTEKVQKEILDNWGVKVILIDIIDFVLDEKTAEIRQGRLAAKVKAETLALEAEGEKNATITIAEGKKQATITIAQGEREAAQLAGQGEQERLKAVADSGLGSAHAAAYIIARGANEAIAKGNATIIATSEGGNMNFAATLAGIAKGMSGEGEKKSQPTDPKTTSGTSSTSTPSLTPRKRGGNNT is encoded by the coding sequence ATGGATTCTGTAAATATCCTCGGCATTTTCGTCGGCATTGCTATCGTCTATGGTTTTTTGGTCATTCGTTATGTCAACAAACCATTCCACTGGGTCGTAGAAATAAATCTCTTAAAAAAGATGAGTTGTTCTGTTTGGGAGCCTGGATTACAAGTCCTTTGGTTTCCTATTCCGCCATTTATGTTTGTGAAAAACAAAATTGATATGTCACAAAAGCCAGTCACCATTCATATGGGAATGAAAGAAGGTGTCGGTCGTCATGATCCAATCGATTTCAAAGATGCCAAAGCTGGTGTCTTGGTACAAGTAATCTATGAAGTTCAAGATCCAATCAAGGCCACCTATGACGTACAGGAGTCAAATCTAGATATCGTATCTCATGATGACACTGGGAAAGAAATTCATCTTCATTTCCATGGATACGAACGGGCGACACTCAATCGTATTGAGGCTACGCTTCGTAGCTTCTTCGGGAGCTATACTTTTGATGAAGCAAACGAAGATAGCAACAAGTCAGCAGTCGAGAAAGGTGTCACTGAAAAAGTTCAGAAAGAAATTCTTGACAACTGGGGTGTCAAAGTGATTCTTATCGACATCATTGATTTTGTCCTTGATGAAAAAACAGCTGAAATTCGCCAAGGCAGACTCGCTGCCAAAGTGAAAGCTGAAACATTAGCTCTGGAAGCTGAAGGTGAAAAAAATGCCACTATCACAATTGCTGAAGGCAAGAAGCAAGCCACCATCACAATCGCTCAAGGCGAACGTGAAGCAGCTCAGTTGGCCGGACAAGGAGAACAAGAGCGATTGAAAGCGGTAGCTGATTCCGGACTTGGTTCCGCTCATGCTGCTGCCTACATCATCGCCCGTGGAGCAAACGAAGCGATTGCAAAAGGAAATGCTACTATCATCGCCACAAGCGAAGGTGGGAATATGAATTTTGCAGCAACTCTCGCTGGTATTGCAAAAGGTATGTCTGGTGAGGGAGAAAAAAAATCCCAACCAACTGATCCAAAAACTACTAGCGGAACGTCATCAACATCTACCCCCTCTCTCACACCGAGAAAAAGGGGTGGTAACAATACCTAA
- the argS gene encoding arginine--tRNA ligase — protein sequence MKKILEAKIGTALSELQHTGFLADFVLPEIRVERPKDDQFGEYTTNIALVLSKLAKKSPMEIAPMLQERLSSEEFEKVEVVHPGHINFYFSPAYFRDIVTQINEKKSGISYSVKEKKEKVMVEYSQPNTHKEFHIGHLRNVFIGSTIVNVLRKSGHEVIAANYIGDTGTHIAKCLWGLTKFYADENLDVLSNKAEFLGKVYSEATQKIEDNPEYEDEFKALQKKFEEGDETLVALWKKTKEWSMDEFESIYQQLGVVFDVYFFESIEEEAGKKILPELLAKGILEQSDGAVIANLEQFHLGVLVLVRKDGSALYALKDIPLAKEKFEKYGIDKSVIVVDVRQSLYFQQLFKILELYGFHKKMVHCGYEFVALKGGESMSSRKGNVVPARVLIERVTESVRKQFSESPDPEMVALGAIRFGMLRHSSVSKIEFDVEESVRFDGATGPYVQYAHARIVSILKKAEEKGFVVSEEETLSSLPLQPKEIELIRELSRFSEVVEEVAETYEVHKIAHYAIRLADTFHSFYNDCKVIDEENRAQSLARLELVRATKIVLKETLDLMGIDAPEKM from the coding sequence ATGAAGAAAATACTCGAAGCAAAAATTGGTACAGCGTTGTCAGAACTCCAACACACAGGGTTTTTAGCTGATTTTGTCTTGCCAGAAATCCGTGTAGAACGTCCCAAAGACGACCAATTTGGTGAGTATACAACGAACATTGCACTGGTGTTGTCTAAATTGGCCAAGAAAAGCCCGATGGAAATTGCTCCGATGCTTCAAGAAAGACTTTCTTCAGAGGAATTTGAAAAAGTAGAAGTTGTCCATCCAGGGCATATCAATTTTTATTTTTCTCCAGCATACTTCCGAGATATCGTGACACAGATCAATGAAAAAAAATCTGGCATAAGTTACAGTGTGAAGGAAAAAAAAGAAAAGGTAATGGTGGAATATTCTCAACCAAATACGCATAAGGAATTCCATATTGGACACCTGAGAAATGTTTTTATAGGTAGTACGATAGTGAATGTTCTTCGAAAATCCGGACACGAAGTTATTGCTGCAAATTATATTGGTGATACTGGAACACATATTGCCAAATGTCTGTGGGGACTGACGAAATTTTATGCAGATGAAAATTTGGATGTTCTTTCAAATAAAGCTGAATTTTTAGGGAAGGTGTATTCGGAAGCGACACAGAAAATCGAGGATAATCCTGAATACGAGGATGAATTCAAGGCTCTGCAGAAAAAATTTGAGGAGGGAGATGAGACATTGGTTGCTTTGTGGAAGAAAACAAAAGAATGGTCAATGGATGAATTTGAAAGTATCTATCAACAGTTGGGGGTTGTTTTCGACGTGTATTTTTTTGAAAGTATCGAGGAAGAGGCTGGTAAAAAAATTCTCCCAGAGCTTCTTGCAAAGGGAATCCTCGAGCAGAGCGACGGTGCTGTGATCGCGAATCTGGAACAGTTTCATCTTGGTGTACTTGTACTCGTAAGGAAAGATGGGAGTGCTCTCTATGCGCTCAAGGATATTCCGTTGGCAAAGGAAAAATTCGAAAAATATGGTATCGACAAAAGTGTCATCGTTGTTGATGTTCGTCAGAGTCTCTATTTTCAGCAGTTGTTCAAAATTCTTGAGTTGTACGGATTCCATAAAAAAATGGTTCATTGTGGGTACGAATTTGTCGCACTGAAAGGTGGGGAGAGTATGTCTTCTCGTAAGGGGAATGTGGTCCCCGCAAGAGTACTTATCGAACGAGTGACAGAAAGTGTCAGAAAGCAATTCTCAGAATCACCAGACCCAGAAATGGTGGCTCTCGGAGCTATTCGTTTTGGTATGTTGCGACATTCATCAGTGAGTAAAATTGAATTTGATGTAGAAGAATCAGTGAGATTTGATGGAGCTACCGGTCCGTATGTCCAATATGCTCATGCTCGTATTGTCAGTATTTTGAAAAAGGCTGAGGAAAAAGGTTTTGTTGTCTCAGAAGAAGAAACTCTTTCTTCCCTTCCATTGCAACCAAAAGAGATCGAACTCATTCGAGAATTGTCACGATTTTCTGAAGTGGTAGAAGAGGTTGCGGAAACATACGAAGTACATAAGATTGCTCACTATGCGATCAGGCTTGCAGATACGTTCCATTCTTTTTATAATGACTGTAAGGTAATAGATGAAGAAAATCGTGCACAGAGCCTCGCTCGTCTCGAGCTGGTTCGTGCGACGAAAATCGTACTCAAAGAAACGCTCGATCTGATGGGTATCGATGCTCCAGAGAAGATGTGA
- a CDS encoding 50S ribosomal protein L35 has protein sequence MPKLKTRKSVSKKVKITGSGKLKTRATGQNHYNSRDTGKASRAKRQDNSVYPAVAKNIKASLPYSL, from the coding sequence ATGCCAAAATTGAAAACGAGAAAGTCAGTGAGCAAGAAAGTAAAAATCACTGGAAGCGGAAAATTGAAAACACGCGCTACTGGTCAGAACCACTACAACTCACGTGATACCGGCAAAGCCAGCCGTGCCAAACGTCAGGACAATAGTGTATATCCAGCTGTCGCCAAGAATATCAAAGCTTCTCTCCCTTACTCACTCTAA
- the smpB gene encoding SsrA-binding protein SmpB — protein MTVITTNRRASFDYTLDGRYEAGLVLTGSEVKSVKTGHASLKGSFVTVKGTELYLTNALIPRYLHAHPDTQHEPSRPRKLLLRKREIRFLIGKYRTEGLTLVPIRLYTRKQLVKLEFSVGKGKKNYDKRGDIGKRDAKRRIERAMRS, from the coding sequence ATGACGGTTATAACTACCAATAGAAGAGCAAGTTTCGATTATACCTTGGACGGACGTTATGAGGCTGGTTTGGTATTGACTGGATCCGAGGTAAAATCGGTAAAAACAGGCCATGCGAGCCTCAAAGGAAGCTTTGTAACCGTCAAAGGGACGGAGCTCTATCTGACCAATGCTCTCATCCCCCGCTACCTCCATGCTCACCCCGATACCCAGCACGAGCCGAGTCGCCCCCGCAAACTCCTCCTCCGCAAGAGAGAAATACGCTTTCTCATCGGAAAATATCGCACAGAAGGCTTGACATTGGTGCCTATCAGGTTGTATACTAGGAAACAACTTGTCAAGTTGGAATTTTCTGTCGGAAAAGGCAAAAAGAACTACGATAAGCGCGGAGATATCGGCAAAAGAGACGCTAAACGCCGTATCGAACGAGCGATGCGTTCATGA
- the infC gene encoding translation initiation factor IF-3 has translation MRRRRHNRPKPKAQVKIRSRLNEQILAPEVVVIDANGINHGTMATLDAIALAKEQEADLVEVSPLAVPPVCKITDFGKLQYHQAKQEQQQKAKQKKVETKGIRIGFRTDSHDLLFKKTQAEKFLAKGNKVRVEMVLRGREKAMQEKARENLHEFLRSITIPHRFEEEVKRGPMGFNALIVAE, from the coding sequence GTGAGAAGAAGACGCCACAATAGACCGAAACCGAAAGCGCAAGTCAAAATACGTTCACGTCTGAACGAACAAATTCTTGCGCCAGAAGTTGTCGTGATTGATGCAAATGGTATCAATCATGGTACGATGGCTACCCTAGATGCGATCGCACTCGCCAAGGAGCAAGAAGCAGACCTCGTGGAAGTCTCCCCTCTTGCAGTGCCACCCGTATGCAAAATTACTGATTTCGGTAAGCTCCAGTATCACCAGGCCAAGCAAGAACAACAACAGAAAGCCAAGCAAAAGAAAGTCGAAACCAAAGGAATCCGTATTGGTTTCCGCACTGACAGTCACGATCTTCTTTTCAAAAAGACTCAGGCAGAGAAATTTCTCGCCAAAGGAAACAAAGTACGCGTAGAGATGGTCCTCCGTGGTCGAGAGAAAGCGATGCAAGAAAAAGCTCGTGAAAATCTCCATGAATTCCTCCGTAGCATCACTATTCCTCATCGTTTCGAAGAAGAAGTAAAACGCGGACCTATGGGATTCAATGCTCTCATCGTCGCCGAATAA